The following coding sequences lie in one Tichowtungia aerotolerans genomic window:
- a CDS encoding penicillin-binding protein activator LpoB translates to MKQLLRFAILISMTIGFAGCATRVDRISVDETIDLSGRWNDSDSRLVSEQMIADVFAHPWADEYTAKYGKKPVVIVGTVRNLTSEHLETGVFIKDLERELVNSGKVKFVASSDERGELRRERVEQQQFSTEETAKRLAAETGADYMLKGSIKTQIDSEGREQVKFYQTDLELIHIESNEKIWMGTKKIKKFVKKPRFKI, encoded by the coding sequence ATGAAACAACTGCTTCGTTTTGCCATTCTGATTTCCATGACTATCGGGTTTGCCGGATGCGCCACCAGGGTCGACCGTATTTCGGTGGATGAAACCATTGATCTCAGCGGGCGCTGGAACGATTCAGACTCCCGGCTTGTGTCCGAACAGATGATTGCCGATGTTTTCGCCCATCCGTGGGCCGATGAATACACCGCGAAATATGGTAAAAAGCCGGTGGTGATTGTTGGAACGGTTCGCAACCTGACTTCTGAACATCTTGAAACCGGCGTCTTCATCAAAGATCTGGAACGGGAACTGGTAAACAGCGGCAAGGTTAAGTTTGTCGCCAGCTCCGACGAGCGCGGCGAGCTTCGGCGCGAGCGGGTCGAACAGCAGCAGTTTTCCACGGAAGAAACCGCCAAGCGCCTCGCTGCCGAAACCGGAGCGGACTACATGTTGAAGGGAAGCATCAAAACCCAGATCGATTCCGAAGGCCGCGAGCAGGTAAAGTTCTATCAAACGGATCTGGAGCTGATTCACATCGAGAGCAACGAAAAAATCTGGATGGGCACCAAGAAGATCAAAAAGTTTGTCAAAAAGCCGCGGTTTAAAATTTAA
- a CDS encoding MFS transporter, producing MTPRTDASKYLFIFIMKARFNSVPFNPKRWPFFYGWNILLWGIVGILLSAPGQTTGVSAFTEPLLGALGISRLQLSTAYMIGTICSAMILTPAGKLYDRIGSRWMAAASCLMLGIVLWILSSADHIGQAVSRFLPSSAAMIATMSLLFFLLRFSGQGLLTLSSRNMVMKWFNRHRGLASGISGVAVGYGFANTPQLLHKWIEHTGWSSVWLTMGVIWIFACTPLILIFFRDNPEDCGLLPDGSIKEVSTRQQKKAPRSMSLPEARKTLVFWVFSLSLALQSLYITAVTFHIESIFTEAGLEGAHGFSIFPSAALISIVITLLGGWLSDHLALRWFYILFLFSMSGSMTSLLLLSPAAIPFLIASFGITGGLFGLLMSITWPKYFGRKHLGAISGLNMAMMVFGSAIGPMMLSLSLKFSGSYQIALLVCLVATLLLLAASFKAHPPWQREIPPIGK from the coding sequence ATGACACCCCGGACAGATGCTTCAAAGTATCTGTTTATTTTTATCATGAAAGCCCGCTTCAACTCTGTTCCATTTAATCCGAAACGCTGGCCGTTTTTCTACGGCTGGAACATCCTGCTGTGGGGAATTGTCGGAATTCTTCTCAGTGCACCGGGCCAAACCACCGGCGTTTCCGCGTTCACAGAACCGCTGCTGGGAGCGCTGGGAATCTCCCGACTCCAGCTCAGCACCGCTTATATGATCGGAACGATCTGCAGCGCGATGATTCTGACCCCGGCCGGAAAACTTTACGACCGCATCGGTTCGCGCTGGATGGCGGCAGCATCCTGTCTGATGCTCGGGATCGTACTGTGGATTTTGAGCTCGGCCGATCACATTGGGCAGGCCGTTTCACGATTTCTTCCCTCTTCCGCAGCGATGATCGCCACGATGAGCCTGCTCTTTTTCCTGCTTCGTTTCAGCGGACAGGGCCTTTTGACGCTCAGTTCGCGCAATATGGTGATGAAGTGGTTCAACCGGCACCGCGGACTTGCAAGCGGAATCAGCGGCGTGGCGGTTGGCTACGGTTTCGCAAATACCCCCCAGCTTCTTCACAAATGGATTGAGCATACAGGCTGGTCGAGTGTCTGGCTGACCATGGGCGTGATCTGGATTTTTGCCTGCACGCCGCTGATTCTGATTTTTTTCCGCGACAATCCAGAGGACTGCGGCCTCCTTCCGGACGGAAGCATCAAGGAAGTTTCGACCCGGCAGCAGAAGAAAGCTCCCCGATCCATGTCCTTACCGGAAGCCCGAAAAACATTGGTTTTCTGGGTCTTCAGTCTCTCGCTGGCGCTGCAGTCGCTGTACATTACTGCCGTGACGTTTCATATCGAATCGATCTTCACCGAAGCGGGCCTCGAAGGTGCGCACGGATTCAGCATCTTTCCGTCCGCCGCTCTCATCAGCATTGTCATCACATTGCTGGGCGGATGGCTGAGCGATCATCTCGCGCTGCGCTGGTTTTACATTCTGTTCCTGTTTTCCATGAGCGGGTCGATGACCAGTCTGCTCCTGCTGAGTCCGGCCGCCATTCCGTTTCTGATTGCTTCGTTCGGCATTACCGGCGGATTGTTCGGCCTGCTGATGAGCATTACCTGGCCAAAATATTTTGGACGGAAACATCTGGGGGCCATCAGCGGACTGAATATGGCGATGATGGTCTTCGGCAGCGCGATCGGCCCAATGATGCTGAGCCTTTCGCTGAAGTTTTCCGGCAGCTACCAGATTGCCCTGCTGGTATGCCTGGTCGCTACGCTGCTGCTGCTTGCCGCCTCATTCAAAGCTCACCCGCCGTGGCAACGCGAAATCCCACCCATTGGAAAATAG
- a CDS encoding MFS transporter: MTTRSLSPKQIRRGLAFSVLSSTLGMVWVAAVLNIPMALYLEALGAGGLAIGLLAMLPQIAMMVQIPSTFFVEKRTSRKGVWFVCALFSRLIYIFPVLAAFLPPEHRAFGIPILLTTAGAGFFVGQIAVTPWLSWMADLVPENKRGAFWGKRQGVTTISFLIALAGAGWVLDRFPEGNLTGFGVVFAIATVFGCADILLHVLVPEPVQVPIERSTPPLQRVLAPLRDRNFRYFTAAMAVWGFGLAMIGQFGNVYLKQVFDMPYSQISNIQIFASAGSILASFVAAFLMDRMGPRVYAALMALTVPLCHFVWLFITPGTTLFGLPQPAVLLCITSALSGGIVAGVIIAQLNLASLLTPSAGRTMAMAVHWSIVGVISAAGPLLGGAIMDWFTAHPSSLQLPSGMPFSYIHAILLLHLLITWMIALPLFISIRTASRDIGVSRAVKNVVLANPLRVVRDIYNIHISMASVPRHRKAQAVQELGKTRSPMVNADLAALLEDPSADVREEAVSALGEIGDNEALDILLQTLEDPAHADLAPQIARALRRIRSPKSVDALTRQLDSDDRETKAESVRALGEIADTRAKEPLLKVLREEQDEKLISHSSEALARMNEQVAVYEIFPRMRHTKNRVLRRSLATTLGSFFGEPNTFYLLFSKELQNPGSEIDRLYKKVMRNAGQSRRNKAKAAEQLAILQPAYEEGTCAECTGPLLTLAQQTARKDFGSDTSETVSPQNWTAGLILWIIEHLHEARETDLRPVEILLGLYVLTCWPEKRTDVPKAEN; the protein is encoded by the coding sequence ATGACAACCCGCTCCCTTTCTCCCAAACAGATTCGCCGCGGACTCGCTTTCTCGGTGCTGTCCAGCACGCTCGGCATGGTATGGGTCGCCGCCGTACTCAATATCCCGATGGCACTGTACCTCGAAGCGCTCGGCGCGGGCGGTCTGGCAATCGGCCTGCTGGCCATGCTGCCGCAGATCGCCATGATGGTGCAGATCCCCTCCACATTCTTCGTCGAGAAACGTACATCCCGAAAAGGCGTCTGGTTTGTCTGCGCCCTGTTTTCGCGCCTGATCTATATTTTTCCCGTGCTGGCGGCCTTTCTTCCGCCGGAACACCGTGCATTCGGCATTCCGATCCTGCTGACAACGGCGGGTGCGGGTTTCTTTGTCGGGCAGATCGCGGTGACGCCATGGCTGAGCTGGATGGCCGATCTGGTTCCGGAAAATAAACGCGGAGCTTTCTGGGGAAAACGCCAGGGAGTCACCACCATTTCCTTCCTGATTGCGCTGGCCGGAGCCGGATGGGTTCTCGACCGCTTCCCGGAAGGCAATCTGACCGGATTCGGAGTTGTTTTCGCCATTGCCACCGTTTTCGGATGCGCCGATATTCTTCTGCACGTACTGGTCCCCGAGCCGGTCCAGGTTCCGATTGAACGCTCAACGCCGCCGCTCCAACGGGTACTGGCCCCGCTGCGCGACCGGAATTTCCGATATTTCACCGCCGCCATGGCGGTCTGGGGATTCGGACTGGCGATGATCGGTCAGTTCGGCAATGTCTACCTCAAGCAGGTCTTCGATATGCCCTACTCCCAGATCTCGAATATTCAGATCTTCGCGTCTGCAGGCAGCATTCTGGCCTCATTTGTCGCCGCGTTTCTGATGGATCGCATGGGACCGCGCGTTTACGCCGCGCTGATGGCACTCACCGTTCCGCTGTGCCATTTCGTCTGGCTGTTTATTACTCCCGGCACCACGCTTTTCGGCCTGCCGCAGCCGGCAGTTCTTCTGTGCATCACCAGCGCGCTCTCCGGAGGAATTGTGGCCGGCGTCATCATCGCACAGCTCAATCTCGCCTCGCTTCTGACTCCTTCCGCCGGACGCACCATGGCCATGGCCGTTCACTGGTCCATCGTTGGCGTCATTTCCGCCGCCGGACCGCTGCTCGGGGGAGCCATTATGGACTGGTTCACCGCCCATCCATCAAGCCTGCAGCTGCCGAGCGGCATGCCGTTTTCCTATATCCACGCCATTCTGCTGCTTCATCTGCTGATTACCTGGATGATCGCCCTGCCGCTGTTTATCAGCATCCGAACCGCCAGCCGCGACATCGGCGTCAGCCGCGCCGTTAAAAACGTCGTACTCGCCAATCCGCTGCGAGTCGTTCGCGATATCTACAACATCCATATCTCCATGGCCTCCGTGCCGCGCCACCGCAAAGCCCAGGCCGTTCAGGAACTCGGCAAAACACGCTCGCCGATGGTCAACGCCGACCTCGCGGCCCTGCTGGAAGACCCCTCCGCGGATGTCCGCGAGGAAGCGGTCTCCGCACTTGGAGAAATCGGTGACAATGAAGCACTCGATATTCTGCTGCAGACACTCGAAGACCCGGCTCACGCCGATCTCGCCCCGCAGATTGCCCGCGCCCTGCGCCGCATCCGCAGCCCGAAAAGCGTTGATGCCCTCACCCGGCAGCTCGACAGCGATGACCGCGAAACCAAAGCCGAATCTGTCCGCGCCCTCGGGGAAATCGCCGATACCCGCGCCAAGGAGCCTCTGCTCAAAGTGCTTCGCGAAGAACAGGACGAAAAGCTTATCAGCCACTCCAGCGAAGCGCTGGCCCGCATGAATGAACAGGTTGCGGTTTACGAAATTTTCCCGCGCATGCGACACACCAAAAACCGTGTGCTTCGCCGTTCCCTCGCCACCACACTCGGCTCTTTTTTCGGCGAGCCCAACACATTTTACCTGCTCTTCAGCAAAGAGCTGCAGAATCCCGGCTCCGAAATCGACCGGCTCTATAAAAAAGTGATGCGAAACGCGGGACAAAGCCGGCGGAACAAAGCCAAAGCTGCGGAACAGCTCGCTATTCTGCAGCCTGCCTACGAAGAAGGAACCTGCGCGGAGTGCACCGGCCCCCTGCTCACTCTTGCGCAGCAGACTGCCCGCAAAGATTTTGGAAGCGACACCTCAGAAACCGTCAGTCCGCAGAACTGGACCGCGGGTCTGATTCTCTGGATTATCGAGCACCTCCACGAGGCCCGCGAAACCGACCTGCGCCCTGTCGAAATCCTGCTCGGCCTCTACGTGCTCACCTGCTGGCCGGAAAAACGCACGGACGTTCCAAAGGCTGAAAACTGA
- a CDS encoding phospholipase D-like domain-containing protein, translating into METAYIANEAHYDAVLCKALDARRTLWIGTADLKDLHVKTGGSSVPFLQALAERIEGGLEVRLIHAKEPGPRFREDFDRFPALATHLERIFCPRVHFKLIIIDCKTAYIGSANLTGAGLGMKSPRRRNFEAGVLTDDPALVEQAVQQFDDLWIGTPCQTCGRTEYCTDRIEGD; encoded by the coding sequence ATGGAAACCGCCTATATTGCCAACGAAGCGCATTACGATGCCGTTTTGTGTAAAGCGCTCGATGCCCGGCGCACGCTGTGGATCGGCACCGCCGACCTCAAAGACCTTCACGTCAAAACCGGCGGCAGCTCCGTTCCATTCCTGCAGGCACTCGCGGAGCGGATTGAGGGCGGCCTCGAAGTCCGGCTGATTCATGCCAAAGAGCCCGGCCCGCGCTTTCGGGAAGACTTTGATCGCTTTCCGGCGCTGGCCACGCACCTTGAGCGAATATTCTGCCCGCGCGTGCACTTCAAACTGATCATTATCGATTGCAAAACGGCCTACATCGGCTCCGCCAACCTCACCGGAGCCGGACTCGGAATGAAAAGCCCGCGTCGCCGTAATTTTGAAGCGGGCGTGTTAACCGACGATCCCGCATTGGTGGAGCAGGCGGTTCAGCAGTTCGACGATCTGTGGATTGGAACACCCTGCCAGACCTGCGGCCGCACCGAGTATTGCACAGACCGCATTGAAGGCGACTGA
- a CDS encoding LPP20 family lipoprotein produces the protein MKKALFFIESILTAVLFAGCASTPDTPEQHSIENAREHKSLFDDFQKQSAKIVESGGIAAVGIAESRSLEIALSKAKMNARRELAQMLETKIESLQKSFTEETGLAADAEILSQFSSTAKSITSQQIRGSAAKELKYEAGSETITACALMELNPKIILDQFEKEEQLYTRFRASKAYEELDKEIKEYEAYKKEQQGLFSAQ, from the coding sequence ATGAAAAAAGCGCTGTTCTTTATCGAAAGTATTCTGACTGCAGTCCTGTTCGCCGGTTGCGCATCGACCCCCGACACTCCGGAACAGCACAGCATTGAAAACGCCAGAGAGCATAAATCGCTGTTTGATGATTTCCAGAAACAGTCCGCCAAAATTGTGGAATCCGGCGGAATCGCCGCAGTCGGCATTGCGGAATCGCGCAGTCTCGAAATAGCTTTAAGCAAAGCAAAAATGAACGCCCGGCGCGAACTGGCCCAGATGCTGGAAACCAAAATTGAATCCCTCCAGAAGAGCTTCACGGAAGAAACCGGTCTGGCCGCAGACGCCGAAATCCTGTCACAGTTCAGCAGCACCGCAAAATCCATCACCAGCCAGCAGATTCGCGGCAGCGCAGCCAAAGAACTGAAATATGAAGCCGGCAGCGAAACCATTACCGCCTGCGCACTGATGGAGCTCAATCCGAAAATCATCCTCGACCAGTTTGAAAAGGAAGAACAGCTCTACACCCGCTTCCGCGCCTCCAAGGCCTATGAGGAACTCGACAAGGAAATCAAGGAATACGAGGCCTACAAAAAAGAGCAGCAGGGCCTGTTTTCGGCACAATAA
- a CDS encoding electron transfer flavoprotein subunit beta/FixA family protein, translated as MNIVVCIKQVPDSDKVTIDRETNRLNRAGVPSIINPFDENALEMALQLKDAHGGKVTVISMGPPQAEEALRTALSLGADDAILISDRKFGGADTWATSYTISLAIKKLDEQPDLILFGKQAIDGDTAQVGPGVAHFCDIPMITYAKSCEVIDDGFKVQQVTDHGYNVWEVEKPAALTVVKEANELRMPNLRKKLAAKKAEIPCWGFDELNPDETKIGLNGSPTKVNKVFAPPVKLNKEILSGEPEDMVKELIFKLREKKVI; from the coding sequence ATGAACATAGTGGTCTGCATCAAGCAGGTGCCCGATTCGGATAAGGTCACAATTGACCGCGAGACAAACCGTCTCAACCGCGCCGGTGTACCAAGTATTATCAACCCCTTTGACGAAAATGCCCTGGAAATGGCGTTGCAGCTCAAGGATGCTCATGGCGGAAAAGTCACGGTGATCTCCATGGGACCGCCACAGGCCGAAGAAGCACTGCGCACAGCGCTGTCGCTGGGCGCCGATGATGCCATCCTGATCTCCGACCGCAAATTCGGCGGTGCAGACACCTGGGCCACCTCCTACACCATTTCTCTAGCGATTAAAAAACTGGATGAGCAGCCGGACCTGATTCTGTTCGGTAAACAGGCGATCGACGGAGACACCGCGCAGGTGGGCCCGGGCGTGGCGCATTTCTGCGATATCCCGATGATCACCTATGCCAAATCATGCGAAGTCATCGACGATGGCTTCAAAGTACAGCAGGTCACCGATCACGGATACAATGTCTGGGAAGTTGAAAAACCGGCGGCGCTGACGGTTGTCAAAGAAGCCAACGAGCTGCGTATGCCGAACCTGCGCAAAAAACTGGCCGCCAAAAAAGCCGAAATTCCCTGCTGGGGCTTTGATGAGCTCAATCCCGATGAAACCAAAATCGGTCTCAACGGTTCTCCGACCAAAGTGAACAAGGTCTTTGCTCCGCCGGTGAAACTGAACAAGGAAATCCTGTCCGGCGAACCGGAAGACATGGTCAAGGAACTCATTTTCAAACTGCGGGAGAAGAAAGTCATATGA
- a CDS encoding electron transfer flavoprotein subunit alpha/FixB family protein, with product MSTKKEIWVYAEQENGKLAGVVFELLSEGRKLAEKSGYTLCALLASADGKPMHQELFNYGAQKVYNVEDPKLDIYQNDYVAKVVDTLLKSEEPEIVLYGATTIGRSLAPTVAVMGWAGLTADCTELDFDTERNILLQTRPAFGGNIMATIICPDHRPQMSTVRSNVFKKEKVGESETGEVIDLSVDLSGVRERMKRVESVVEQVNTVDLKAADFIVSGGRGIGDPKNFDIIESLANTLGGAVGASRATVDAGWISHHHQVGQTGKTVCPLIYVACGISGAIQHLAGMQSADLIIAINKDPDAPIFDVADFGLVGDLHQVVPELNKQITALKS from the coding sequence ATGAGCACCAAAAAAGAAATCTGGGTATATGCGGAACAGGAAAACGGCAAGCTGGCCGGAGTCGTGTTCGAACTTCTCTCCGAAGGGCGCAAGCTGGCCGAAAAATCGGGTTACACGCTTTGTGCACTGCTGGCTTCCGCCGACGGAAAGCCGATGCATCAGGAGCTGTTCAACTACGGCGCTCAGAAAGTTTACAACGTCGAAGACCCCAAACTGGACATCTATCAGAATGATTATGTTGCCAAAGTGGTCGATACGCTGCTCAAATCTGAAGAGCCGGAAATTGTACTCTACGGAGCCACCACCATCGGCCGCAGCCTCGCTCCGACCGTCGCTGTAATGGGATGGGCCGGCCTCACCGCCGACTGCACCGAGCTGGACTTCGACACCGAGCGCAACATCCTGCTCCAGACCCGTCCGGCTTTCGGCGGCAACATCATGGCGACCATCATCTGCCCGGATCATCGTCCGCAGATGTCCACCGTCCGCTCCAACGTCTTCAAAAAAGAAAAGGTCGGTGAAAGCGAAACCGGGGAAGTGATCGATCTTTCCGTCGATCTTTCCGGAGTGCGCGAGCGCATGAAACGCGTAGAAAGCGTCGTCGAACAAGTGAACACCGTTGACCTCAAAGCCGCGGACTTCATCGTTTCCGGAGGACGCGGAATCGGTGACCCCAAAAACTTCGACATCATCGAAAGCCTTGCCAATACCCTTGGCGGAGCGGTCGGCGCATCGCGCGCCACTGTGGATGCCGGATGGATTTCCCATCACCATCAGGTTGGTCAGACCGGCAAAACCGTCTGTCCACTGATTTATGTTGCCTGCGGAATTTCCGGCGCGATCCAGCACCTGGCCGGTATGCAGAGCGCCGACCTCATCATCGCAATCAACAAAGATCCCGATGCTCCGATCTTTGACGTCGCTGATTTCGGCCTCGTCGGTGACCTGCATCAGGTTGTTCCGGAACTTAACAAACAGATTACTGCACTGAAGAGCTAG
- the trxB gene encoding thioredoxin-disulfide reductase, which yields MEKTIIIGTGPAGYTAAIYTARANLEPVVIEGFEPGGQLTQTTDIENFPGFPEGVDGNTLMMQMRQQAERFGAKFISGEVVEADFSKDRKTVRLSGGEELEAQTVIIATGASARYLGIESEQKLIGRGVSGCATCDGAFYRDVPIAVVGGGDTALEEALFLTRFASKVTILHRRDEFRASKIMADRALAHEKIEVLWDSVVEEVMDVEKNEVTGLKIRNVKTDEISELPVHGLFVAIGHKPNTDAFKGQLEMNEQGYLIAEGVKTKTEGVYAAGDVADAVYRQAVTAAGTGCAAALEAERYLGNME from the coding sequence ATGGAAAAGACCATCATCATTGGAACAGGACCGGCGGGATACACCGCTGCAATTTACACGGCGCGCGCCAATCTCGAACCGGTGGTGATTGAAGGCTTCGAGCCCGGCGGTCAGCTGACGCAGACGACGGACATCGAAAACTTTCCGGGATTTCCGGAAGGCGTTGACGGCAACACGCTGATGATGCAGATGCGCCAGCAGGCCGAACGCTTCGGTGCAAAATTTATTTCCGGCGAAGTGGTGGAAGCCGATTTTTCCAAGGATCGGAAAACGGTCCGGCTCAGCGGCGGCGAAGAACTGGAAGCGCAGACGGTGATTATTGCCACCGGCGCTTCCGCCCGTTATCTCGGCATCGAATCCGAACAGAAGCTGATCGGCCGCGGTGTTTCCGGCTGTGCCACCTGCGATGGGGCGTTCTATCGCGATGTGCCCATTGCCGTTGTCGGCGGCGGCGATACCGCGCTGGAGGAAGCCCTGTTCCTGACCCGCTTTGCATCGAAAGTCACCATCCTCCATCGTCGCGACGAATTTCGCGCTTCTAAAATCATGGCGGATCGAGCATTGGCTCATGAGAAAATCGAAGTGCTGTGGGATTCGGTGGTTGAAGAGGTTATGGATGTTGAAAAAAACGAAGTGACCGGCCTGAAAATCCGTAATGTCAAAACCGACGAAATCTCGGAACTGCCGGTACATGGACTGTTTGTCGCCATCGGCCACAAACCCAACACAGACGCCTTTAAAGGACAGCTTGAAATGAACGAACAGGGCTACCTGATTGCTGAAGGCGTTAAAACAAAAACAGAAGGTGTTTATGCTGCCGGCGACGTCGCCGATGCTGTGTATCGCCAGGCCGTCACCGCTGCCGGCACGGGCTGCGCCGCCGCGCTGGAGGCCGAACGCTACTTAGGAAATATGGAGTAA
- a CDS encoding acyl-CoA dehydrogenase family protein, protein MNYGLTEEQIEVRNMLDEFGRERIIPVRAELDEKGIFPTDILKELAQMDMMGLYIDEAYGGMEFGHLGFCVAIETLSKYCIGVSVSFAANALGADPIIIGGSEEQKKKYLSPLATGEKWAAFGLTEPNAGSDAGGIQTTAVKKGDKYILNGTKQWITNGGEADTYTVFAITNKSKGARGVSCFIVEKDTPGFTFGKKEDKLGIRASATRELIFQDCEVPAENLIGREGMGFLLAMKTFDVSRPGIASQGVGLAQGALDEAVRYAKVREQFGKPIIANQGLQWMLADMATKVETARAITYAACRTLESGVKDVSKISAMCKYYAGDVAMQVTTDAVQVLGGYGFMKEYPAEKMMRDAKILQIYEGTNQIQRDIVGAALIKEYASKK, encoded by the coding sequence ATTAATTATGGACTGACCGAAGAGCAGATTGAAGTGCGCAACATGCTCGATGAATTCGGACGCGAGCGCATTATTCCGGTACGTGCGGAACTGGACGAAAAAGGGATCTTCCCGACCGACATTCTCAAAGAGCTCGCCCAGATGGACATGATGGGTCTCTATATTGACGAAGCTTACGGCGGGATGGAATTCGGCCACCTCGGATTCTGTGTGGCGATCGAAACCCTCAGTAAATACTGCATCGGGGTGTCTGTTTCTTTTGCGGCAAACGCCCTCGGCGCCGACCCGATCATCATCGGCGGTTCCGAAGAGCAGAAGAAAAAATATCTGTCTCCGCTGGCTACCGGTGAAAAATGGGCCGCTTTCGGTCTCACCGAGCCGAACGCCGGATCCGACGCCGGCGGCATCCAGACCACTGCTGTTAAAAAAGGCGACAAATACATCCTCAACGGAACCAAACAGTGGATCACCAACGGCGGCGAAGCGGATACCTACACCGTGTTTGCTATCACCAACAAATCCAAAGGCGCTCGCGGCGTATCCTGCTTCATCGTTGAAAAGGACACCCCCGGTTTCACTTTTGGCAAAAAAGAAGACAAGCTCGGGATCCGCGCTTCTGCCACCCGCGAGCTCATTTTCCAGGACTGCGAAGTTCCTGCTGAAAACCTCATCGGCCGCGAAGGCATGGGCTTCCTGCTCGCCATGAAAACATTTGACGTTTCCCGTCCGGGCATCGCCTCGCAGGGCGTCGGCCTGGCTCAGGGTGCACTCGACGAAGCCGTCCGCTACGCCAAAGTTCGCGAGCAGTTCGGCAAGCCGATCATCGCCAACCAGGGTCTTCAGTGGATGCTCGCCGACATGGCCACCAAGGTTGAAACGGCCCGCGCCATCACCTACGCCGCCTGCCGCACGCTCGAAAGCGGCGTCAAAGACGTCTCCAAAATTTCGGCCATGTGCAAATACTACGCCGGCGACGTTGCCATGCAGGTAACCACCGATGCGGTTCAGGTCCTCGGCGGATACGGATTCATGAAAGAATACCCGGCTGAAAAAATGATGCGCGACGCCAAGATCCTCCAGATCTACGAAGGCACCAACCAGATCCAGCGCGACATCGTCGGCGCGGCGCTCATCAAAGAGTACGCCTCCAAAAAATAG